The DNA window CGAGTTGTTCGTCGTATCGCTTCTGGATCCGCGATTCACCGCTGGCCGACTTGTAGATGGACTTCATCTAAACCTCCTTTAGTTTCCTTAAACTACCCTAATTAGTAGCTTATAGGGAACCAAGAGGAATCAACTGGGGAATGACAAGTGCTCGGTCACGTAAGTATGGAACCGTTCGGTCGCCGCAGTCGGCCGTCGTCTGCCGGTCACGAGTGCGATGTCGCGCGTGCGAGAACCGGACAGCGGGACGGCGACCACGCCGGTATCGACGGTCTCCGCGATCGGTAGCAGGGCGATGCCGAGTCCGGCCCGGACCAAAGCGCGAATCGTCTCGATCTCGTTGATTTCGAACGGAACTCGTGGAGAGAAGCCTTCCTCCCGGCACCACGCGTCAAGCAGTGAGCGAAGCTGGAATCGAGGTGGGCTCGCCACGAACGGTTCGTCTGGCAACTCAGCGATATCGATCTGGGAGCGGCCCGCGAACGGATGGTTCGATGGAACGTGCAGAAGGAGCCGTTGGCTGCCGAGGACGGTGGCGTCCAGGTCGTCGGGTGGTGGGATGACCACGGCAACGTCGAGCCGGCCGTCCCTGATCATCTCGGCCAGAGCCTCGCCGTGCGCTTGTACGAGGTGAACCCGGATGCGAGGGGCGTAGTCGTGAAAGCCGGCGAGGAGCGACCCGACTGCCCCCGGTCCGAGTGTGAGTGGGAATCCGAATCGAACCAGGCCCTTCTCCGGGTCGGCATCGGCGCGCACCGCGGCCAGTGCGTCGTCGAGTTCCCCGATCACGAGGTGCGTGCGCTCGTACAGTTCGCGACCCGACGTCGTGAGCGCGACCCCGCGACCGGCGGGTTGCAGAAGCGCACACCCGAGTATCTTTTCCAGCGCGCGCACCCGCCTGCTGACCGACGACTGCGGCACGCCGAGCACCTCGGCGGCGCGCGTGAGCAGTCCCTCGGTCGCAACAGCGTCGAATGCGGCTAGCAGCGGGGCAGCGGACTCGATGCGGGAATTCACGAACTCATCCATTTTCGGATGATATATCGCCCAATTTCTCATTGGACGGATGAGTCGTATCGAGCGACGATGAAGATCATGACCTCACAGACGGAAATTCTGGACGTGGCGCTCATCGGGGGCGGGATCATGTCGACGACGCTCGGTACGTTGATCGATACCGTGCTGCCGAACAGATCGACTGCGCTCTTCGAGCGCCTCGACCACCTGGCCGGCGAGAGCTCGGGGCCGTGGAAGAACGCGGGTACCGGGCACGCGGGACTGTGCGAACTCAACTACATGCCCGATCCCGAGGATCCCAGCAGAGCCGAGCAGATCGCTCACCGATTCCAAGTCTCACGTCAGTTCTGGTCTGCGCTCCAGGATCTGAATTCGTCGTTCCTGAATTCGACGCCGCATATGAACGTCGTTTTCGGAGAAACCGATATCGAGTACCTGCGTCGTCGTTGGTCGACGATGCGCACCCTTCCGTTGTTCCGTGCAATGGAGTTCACCGACGATGCGGACACAGTTCGACAGTGGGCTCCGCTACTGATGGAAGGAAGGTCACCGGACGAGCGAGTGGCTGCCACTCGGCACGCCGGCGGGACCGACATCGACTTCGGTGCACTCACCCAATCGCTCGGGCAGTCCATGGAGGCCACCGGATGCATGATCAGGACCGGACACGAGATAACAGGTCTAAGGCGCGGGAGGGACGGAATCTGGACTCTGTCGGGCCGAATAGTCAAATCAGGCAAACGGTTTCACGTCCGTTCCCGATTCGTGTTCGTCGGTGCAGGGGGATACGCGCTGCGTCTCCTTCAGAAATCGGGAATTCCGGAGATCGACGGGTACGGCGTGTTTCCCTTCGGCGCGGAATTCCTTCGCACCGATATCGCAGACATCGTCGATCGTCACGACGTCAAGGTCTACGGAAGGCCATCACTGGGCGCGCCGCCGATGTCGCTGCCGCACTTGGACAAAAGAATGGTCGACGGTCGAGGTTCGTTGATGTTCGGGCCCTATGCCACGTTCAGTACTCGCTTGCTTGCGCACGGTCGTCTACGGGACCTCTTCACGACGATTCGACCGCGCAACCTACCGGTTCTGTTGTCGGTCGGTCTGCAGAACCTGCCACTCGTGCGGTACCTGATAGCCCAACTCCTGTCCTCCGACACGAAGAAGTTCGAGCAACTGCGACAGTTCTATACGGCCGCAGACCCCGCTGACTGGTATCGGATCCAGGCGGGACAACGGGCGCAATTGATCAAACCGACATCGAGGTACCGCGGCGAGCTGATGTTCGGTACCGAAATCATCACGGGCGCCGACGGGAGCATCGCAGGTCTCTTGGGAGCGTCACCGGGCGCATCGGTGGCACCGGCAGCCATGATCGAAGTGCTCGAGCGGTGCTTCGACAGCGAGCGAGCCGAGTGGGAACCACGGCTGCGCCGACTGATTCCTGCAGCGGCTCAGCCGTCGTCGGCGATCTGACCGGGCGTCTGCCCCGCACTACGGTTTGAGCACAGACTGCCCGAGGAAGTCGCAGACTTGAAGAGCCAAGGCGAGGTCGAGTTTGTCTCGGTTCTCGGTGTGGTGGTCGAGTGCTTTGTTGATGCGGTACTTGACGGTGTTTCGGTGCAGGTTGAGTTCTCGGGCAGTGTGTAAGTGGCTTTCACCGTGGCTGAAATAGGAGTTCAACGTCATGCGCAGCGTTGCTGCG is part of the Rhodococcus sovatensis genome and encodes:
- the mqo gene encoding malate dehydrogenase (quinone), encoding MTSQTEILDVALIGGGIMSTTLGTLIDTVLPNRSTALFERLDHLAGESSGPWKNAGTGHAGLCELNYMPDPEDPSRAEQIAHRFQVSRQFWSALQDLNSSFLNSTPHMNVVFGETDIEYLRRRWSTMRTLPLFRAMEFTDDADTVRQWAPLLMEGRSPDERVAATRHAGGTDIDFGALTQSLGQSMEATGCMIRTGHEITGLRRGRDGIWTLSGRIVKSGKRFHVRSRFVFVGAGGYALRLLQKSGIPEIDGYGVFPFGAEFLRTDIADIVDRHDVKVYGRPSLGAPPMSLPHLDKRMVDGRGSLMFGPYATFSTRLLAHGRLRDLFTTIRPRNLPVLLSVGLQNLPLVRYLIAQLLSSDTKKFEQLRQFYTAADPADWYRIQAGQRAQLIKPTSRYRGELMFGTEIITGADGSIAGLLGASPGASVAPAAMIEVLERCFDSERAEWEPRLRRLIPAAAQPSSAI
- a CDS encoding LysR family transcriptional regulator — protein: MDEFVNSRIESAAPLLAAFDAVATEGLLTRAAEVLGVPQSSVSRRVRALEKILGCALLQPAGRGVALTTSGRELYERTHLVIGELDDALAAVRADADPEKGLVRFGFPLTLGPGAVGSLLAGFHDYAPRIRVHLVQAHGEALAEMIRDGRLDVAVVIPPPDDLDATVLGSQRLLLHVPSNHPFAGRSQIDIAELPDEPFVASPPRFQLRSLLDAWCREEGFSPRVPFEINEIETIRALVRAGLGIALLPIAETVDTGVVAVPLSGSRTRDIALVTGRRRPTAATERFHTYVTEHLSFPS